The DNA segment ACTCCCAAATCAATCATGGTGTCCACGAAGGTCATACTCTTGTCAAACCCGGTTCAAGAAAAAGGCTCGGAACTGGTTCTTCGCATGACAATGCTCAAGGTCAGTGTTGTGCATAGCTAACCCTTGTTTCCTGTTAAAGCTTTGTGTGGGCTCGTTCGCGTGGTTTCCCGCTCTGTTACTCTTGAATGCACATGCGCAGGCTTTTTCTTAGGTGTAACTCTATGCTATGACAGAAACCGCGCTGACCAACCCACTTGCATATCGCAAAACTAGTATCCGCCCATTGTTGATAGTTCGAAACACGGGTAAATTCTCACTAGGCCTTCTCCCACCGACCAGGATCAATTGGACAAGCAGCAGGCTCTCCTCGGACAAGCATCCAACACCCTACGGCATGCCATATCTACTAAGGCCACAGTGAACGTGGTCCAGGTCAAGCAAGTCATTAGATCCGTCCTCGTCAATGGCCCAGTTTCCATGGGGTTCGCGAAGCTACCGCAGGGCTTGACCATGGAGGGCTCGAAGGTCTCCATGAATGAGCTACACAGCAGGATGCCCGAGCTTCAGAAGGCGATGAGCGACATCGGGTTCCGAATCCGCAAGCTCATTTCGGCTCTCAAAGGTGAATTACCCGCAATTTAACCCCTTAAATCACGGTATACACATTTGGATAGGGGATTTGTCTTTGCCAGTTCGTTCCAGTAGTGACAAGGGAAAAATATCGCGCATTGAGATGCGGTTTAATTGATAAATCTGCTTACCCACTGTGTTCACTTTAGACTGCAGAGTATTGCTACGCACGACCACTTAATTTACGAAACGCAGTACCATGCTTGACGGGGTGTTCAAATTGCTAAGTGAGTCGGCAATGGTGAAGGAATAGTCTTTCTTTTCTGACAATGCCTACAACTAATAATTAACGTGTGCATGTTGTCTGGCCTGGTGGCTCAACTCTTCTTTATGGACttgtcgctcacccgccgaaaaactacatcgctctcatctggactccagcacatcaaggtcTACttggcaacgaaatggctcatgccgctgctcgaggattcacggaccgaatGGATGTAAATGTGGGCCTTACTCTAGAACCCAATGATTCCCAACAACACGCCAATAAAGATGCACTCATCACgatccatgaaatttgcacacattagaAACaccgcctaacgtatccacctctctctgtgtcgagcacgcgccagagagaaatattgtggcgccaactacaaactcacttttaggagcgaagctccttatagcggcacccgttccgtccccgtcgtcgtagtagtagtgtgtaaccagtctgagaaaaatgagaaaaaaaattccgaagttgtgtccgtagcgcggaatcgaaccagggacccctcgcttccgagcgcgcggcgttagcccactacgccacgaagcttttttttttttttttttttatttccagcttggctacaagcctgaacaggagtttgtcagatcacactcgttttataAGTGCTAAAGCATCCCACATTGATATCACATCTTCATgacagtcagtcgttttgtacacatgcacgtactttcacaaccatttcagcaaaataatcatgcacagatcggcctttaacatcacagtgtctatatgccaacagagaacgccagactgcaaacggacatggacacacgcaccacgatggcaataaatacccaacattaacgaaaggccgcgtttctaacgcgtttgtgctagcgcattacggcacgtgtaagaagctggtgtaagacgctgtggcctctccgcctcaccttcaacgcgtttcaaACGCGCTGCCCATCGCGGTGGCatgtcaagttcaagtcgaggatcgtttatgaatacggggggtatactctctcagcagtcatgtgatggcgtcggcaaacgcggtgcacgttccggcatgtgtaaatggctgcgtaagacgctgtggccgctcccccttactagagagtactgcacgtttctaacgcgtttgtgctagcgtccccttaagcgggagatccgatgattccctccggagcttcgcccactcatcatcattcaccccgtggatatgctgtgatttttcttaccccacgcactttgcacttattctttcccgacacatacccgacacccaagtgtcgcttctgccctgtccagacagatCTCTCTCatatgtggaaatgccccatcagatatccccccccccccccccccccgcaacctcaaaccattaattagtagcgaggagctgtgggagactgccctgcgcagctccaatcccaccctgcaggaccgagtcctgaggtgggctgaggaggtagcggaggcctaccgcgactggtaggcggacgtctggcaacataaggtgccgagactggagcacacaggcctccctcttcCCCGTCCCcagcccctcccctttcttaaaaagggaaataaaagttaattaattaattcattcattatgAAGAAATGCGAACAACTGACTAAATTAAATCAATTTAATTACTCTAATTATGAGGACTCGCTAGAAAATGCACAAAGGACTCTCACCATTTCGACTTTACTTCAGTGTAGTGTGCACTTTGATTTAAGATTATGTAAGTGACATTTATTGACAGTGCAGCATAATTTGATTTAAAGTGTTTTTTACGTACTCTTCCACCCTGACGGACTGCCAAATTCACGTTGCTTGGCTCAAGTCATACCTTCTTGACCTTTCGTTTTCCGGGACGAAGCTCCATGCGTTGCAATAGTGAGCAAGGACTAGAGAGGACAAGATGCCTTGCTCTAGCGGCGTCTCCTCTAGACAGTAGTCTGCACATGTGAATGCACTTGTTACTCCTCTCCCCCGCCGTGAAAATATAACCACGGGGCGCACGAGGGAGCAGGTTTCTTGTCGCATTAGCTGCTTCATATATTTTCACCTTCAAAACCTGCCTATTACCTTTCAGAACTTGCCCAGGTTTCGGTTGCTATGCTATATAATTCGACCACTTGACCCATCATACATGGCAATTTTCAGGCATTCCAATTTAACATCGCTTTCCGCCGAACGTGGTCCTTGTATCTCTTGACTTTGCAACGATTCTACTAAGAGATCAACAGTGGATTAGCGACAAGGAAAGTGTCCTTAGAAACTTTCAAGGCAAAGAAGTAATCCTGCTTTCTGACGACAGAGTCCGACCGAGCCTGGCTTAAATTCCAGGTGGTCATATTACTGGGCTTTCAGTCTCTAAACGCCTTTGTGATGAAAGCTACGTGAAAGTGGCAAGCGCCCGCAAAACATACCGATGGAGAAGCGAGTGCATTATTTTTGGTGTCCTTGTCTATCTGCAAAATCGCCTTTATATTTAGTATTCAAACCCTACCtatttcctaaaaaaaaaaaaacgcacgagCTATCCGCATCTACCTCTAAACGTTTATCATGTCACAGAAGCGCTGCCGAAGTTCATTTCGCGGAAATTAGGCCGCGCTCGAAATGGCCTGCACACCTGATATATAATAATTTCCATTGTACATTATGTGAGTAGTTCCCTTCATCCTAATCTATCCTCTCTCCCTGTCCCTTCCTGCCAACCCCACTCTTGACTGCCGGTCTTCACTTTATCAAACGACCGGTTACTACTGCTACTACATAGATTACATTTCGCTGACAACGTCTCAGCTTGCATCTACCGTGCTGTACATGTTTATACAATCGCACGATAGTTGACTTGTAGACAGCCACGCAGATCTTCATTTAAACGCATTTGTTGTTCCCATCACAATATCGCAACAGTCCAAATACGTCAGCCTTACTGACAGGCATGAGGACCGCAAGCTTGAAGTTATTTGCTGAATAGTTCATGTTTGACTTGCCTGCTTCTTCGTTTTCACAGATGCCGTGTTCAAGAATAAGCCGGCCGCTGTCACCGCACCAAAGGTGTTGCAAGGTCACTTGTCGGCACCACTCCTCAAATCAGCTGAAGCGAACATCGGCTCCTTCCACGGCGTACCTGTCGCTGACCTGTTCAGGAACCTTTACTGGTACGTCTCGCACCATCATCCTATAAGAACGAGGATACTAGTTTCTGTTCGACCATGTGTCACTTTTTCTTACGTTGACCTCCACAGACCGTGTTCCAAGCTGCATAAGGTCGATTCAATATCCCACTGAACAGACTTGACGAAGCAGCGCAGACAGCACTCTGTGTAATTCGTGACTTCTCTTTGAAGCGTTGTTATGAACAATCTTTCAATTTTCTCTGTACAATGGTAGTTTTTCTTCTCTTTACATCTTAATGGAATAAAGGAAAGTGCCAACTTCAAACGAAACGGGAAGACAGACACAGGACAGGCGCCTGTCCTGTGTCTCTTGCAGCACATTTTGTCAAGCTTCAAAATTTATTGCGTTTAATTCGGGGCAACAGTAGAACTGTCTTACCTCTCGAAACGAGCGCAGTGTAGCGCGGACAAGGAACAGGGACATGAGAAAGCACAAAGGATATTGCAAgcgacgctcgggcggagcaattgccggttTTGATGcaccaggctaaacccgcctggtGCTACAATTCACCATCACCACACAAAAGAAGGCACACGTACTTCTCGTGTCCTTGTTCCCTGTCCGTGCTACAACTCGCTCGTTTCAAGATGTACAaccaagcccacatcgccacacTATAAGCCTTGCCCCTTTGGTAAGAACATTGCTTCCTAGCTTCGCAACAGACATGGCAGCAGACATGGCGACTACAACGGCGCACGCCTTCTATGCTTTTTGTAGGATGAACAAGCCGACGACCATAACAGGAAAAATAACTTTGACGAGGCCTGCCAAAGTAAGGTCGTCACTCCAGTCTCCATCAATAAACGGCATCAATCTCGCCAACGCAGTCACAACAGATAGACATCACACGATAAGCGGTAAATTCGGTGTCTGCATGCTTTCGCTTATGAAGTACGTCAAAAGCTAAAAAGGGTTTTTCCTTCTTCAGGGCCTACAACTTTTGCAAGTCCTCTAGTGATCTCCAAGGACTCTCTTATGGAAGGAAGGTTGAACGGCCTGAAATTGAGTGACCTCGTGACATTGACTGGAACGCACTACATCACCGCTCCCAAAAACTTGACCTCTGTCAGGGTCCTCCAAGAAGTGTCGGCTCAAATGATAGACTGGCGTCGACTTGACGAGAGTTGCAGCGACAACTATGAACGCGATCGATGAGCAGACGGCAGAGGGCTCCTTGACGTTTGCCCGAAATTTGCGCATCGCATCCGTCTCAGCGCAACTCGTCAATGGCATCAAAGTTGCTGACATCGGTGAGCGATTCGTCAGGATCAACGTGCCTGCAACCATCACCGGTGCCAAACACTTTGTCGGTACCTTCGACGCACTCCAAAACATTCACCTTCGGGGTAGGCTCAACCAACTCGCCATACCTGACGATCTTCTGCTAAATGATGCAGAGCAATTCGTGCGGGCGCCTAAACGGTTCAACAAGCTAATTACCACCGTGACCAACGTCGAAGGCAAAGTCAGCGGAGTATCACTGCCGGGAGACGTCTACCACCTCACGGATGACAGCCCCATTGACGTACCCCTTGCCTTCGTCAATGGCATCCAGGCGCAGCGAGACGTAGTCGTTGCTGGCACGGTCGACAACGTAGACATTTCAGAGTTCGCTGCCTACGCCGCCAAGCAACCCGAAAAAGTTGTAAAGAACAACGTAGTGTTCAAGGCGCCCGTTTTTGTTAAAAAGTCCGTCAAGGTCCTCGCCAAGGTCAACAGCGTATTGCTTGATGCCCTTTACAAGGACGCCATTTTTCCTACCAACGAGTCTACGTTGGTTATGACTGGCCAGAAGACCTTCCACGAAGGAGCCAAAATAGTAGGAATGACTGTCAAAGGCAGTGTGAACGGTTACAACTTGTTGGAGGACTTTGTGGCCACGGAGGACCACCAAGACGTTCATGGTAAGGTCCCCTGAACTTAAGTACCGCAACCTAATAATAATCTACAGTTTTGATTTCAGGAATAAAAACGTTCACCGGACCGGTCGTGTTCGAGAAGGACGTCATCTCAAGTGAGTGGTCATTGCATGCTCAACTTATGCTGTATCGTGCTCATACAGTTAAGATCACAGGGCTCAGTCCGATTTTTTTACTCATTTATGAAGAAATGCGTTTATCCGCAATTTCATTGCATGCAATAGAATCTCGCGTTGTCTTCAATAACTCTTTGCCAATCTGCTACCGCAAAGATGCAGTCTAAATTTGAGGGCCAAGGTATCGGCAACCATCTCGTCTGCGTCATTTGCACGAAGTCGGAAACCCAAGTTCCACTGATTTGCGAACGGCTCATTTTCAGGATATGTGCTTATCTTAGaagttccacgttttctgaagttatcgtcaccaatccagattgtCTTCCATCATTATACATATCatatacaccccagcagcaaggccttcattccccctgtggtgcctgcaacagcctcatgtctgcctaagtattccgggagtaAAGGCCAATCACCCATGAATctctgaaacagatgacgctgctaatAATGAATAAGGTCtacggggaccgaatacacatctataccgatcgTTCGGTCTCTtctaccagctcttcaggtgTCGTTTTCATTCCGGCTACGACAACCACAATCAACTTCATACTGTCACACGtgacatcaacggcggcagagcttgctgccctgcgtgctgctttAAAATGCCTCCAACAAGAGACACCTCATAAATGGGTCATGTTTtgcgattctaaggcagcacttcaaagtctgcattttgccctttatcaggactcatgagcagctggtatgagataagagaagaccatcACCAAGCTATCGCTCAAGGGCAttaaattatatttcagtggctacctggacataccagcattgctggtaatgacctcacCGACGaagccgaccagtcccaatccccttatccaggaccgacgctgcaggaaagctttacatcgtggctaaagctatgacacacaaatattggtcttctcttaacctcaCGAAGTGTCCTCTCCACAAAATTGGCCaatccttgaagctacaagtgccatcaaacatttcccacTTCagctgaggcgacagtattgtgccgcctctggctcggggtggcatttacaaaggcctacttgttccgcattggaatggggggggggatacgcccatgtgcgacttttgtggaaccagagaaacaattgaacacatCTTATGTCTGTCCCCGGTTCGAcatcgagcgtgaagctctccggacagcattgaaccggctggactctcgacgattttcggaaatgaagatccttggaccatggccgtatgcgtcgatggcacagaaagccacgaaagccttgttgcattACCTCAaatcgacaggtcttggcgaccgtctgtagacttcgtgcgaagtttcaaatgtgcgcgaaactgtgctctatttccttctcttttcatccctataccaccttcccctagtgcagggtagcaaaccggacgtgcgtctggttaacctccctgcctttcctcttttctATTTCTCTTTTGCACAACAGGGGTTTCAGCAGCAGCAGTGTTGCCACCGTACAAAACTACTCGTGACGCGGTTTAAGCTGTCAACTGTCCATGACTATTCCTTTTTTAAGAAATAAGTCCGGGCGAGTCGAGAGAGAAGGCGCGGGAAGCTAATTCGCCACGGATGTCTTGTCGCTCCCTCACCAGCGAGCTCTTGGCCAAACTGGGAGAACGTATAAAATGTTCAAACACTTATTTTCTCTATCGTCAGTACAGTCGCCCAGAAAAGTTTCCAGAACATGAGATCTACAATGTGAATTTCAGCTCCACTTAGCCTTGGTGTTCCTAATTTAGTGATCACTGTTTAGGTTACACTACACTACATATTAAACTTTGAATTCGAGGCTGTGCCCAAATTTAGCTTTTTCGCAATAACCATGGCCGAAATCACACGCCACACGGTCCAGCAGCAGGAACAAGCTGTAGACCGGCAAAATTTTGACCATGACGAGATCTTCGCCTTGAGCAGCCGCGAAGGGACCCTGGGTTTTCGACAGCCAAATttagatgggagcgaaatgcaaaaccgcGCGTGTATacacttaggtttaggtgcacgttaaatctcagatggtcaaaattaatccgcagtccgccactatagcgtgcctcgtaatcatatttGGTGTTCGCACGTAGAGCCCTAGAATTTAACTCTGGGTAATTGGCTGCTTCATCTTTGTTTCAGACCCTGGCATCATCGACGGAGTTCAGCTCTTCAAGCTGTTCGCCGGCAGAATAACACTTAACAGCGAGCAGAACATCACAGCCGAGCCGCTGTTCCTCAGCACCGTGCGAGTGCGACACCTCTATGTGTCGGGGTCAGTTCAAGGGCTCTCCGTGCCCAGGGACTTCGTCCTCAAGTCCGTTCCGCAAAAGATCTACGGCCTGAAACACATGGCTCGGGGCATGTCCGCCGCTCTCGTCGACTCGCGCATACACGCGACCGTCCGAGGTTTGTTCGGTGGCGTCGACATAGTGGACATTAACAGGCGCCGTATCCCACTGTCCACTGGCCAACTGCTGACCGGAGAGTTCGCCATTGGCAACGTGACGACGCCATTCCTCAACGCCGCATGGTTGAACGGGCGGCCAGTTCAGCCATTCCTGAGGAACGTCATGTCCAAGACGAAGCCTCAAGTAGTGGCTGCTTCGAAGACGTTTTCCGGTGAGATGTGTTTGGCTTAGCCTTTGTGTACATTCACTGTCACGAGAAAGGGAATGACATTAAGCTAATAAGCCTAATGAAATATCAGTATACTTCACTAAGGTGGTATTGTTGGCTATTCATTACGAGCAGTATACTTATAACGCGTTTCGAACGAGGACAAATATTGGAAGAAAAGTGTCATGTGACTTTTGTTCTCCGCAAAACGCTACTGCATCTACTGCTCAATCTCAACTAAACAATTGGAGGGCAAACTGAAATACACGGTAACGGATTAACATTCATTAAGGAGTAAAATGGGCGTTTTTGAACCCACTTATTGTTGCACTCTTAAGCatttcatatacagggtgtttgtaTGCACCAAAGAAGGGTGCTTACGCCTATAGCGTTCGCTATTGCGGAAACATGTGCTTGCAGCCATAAGGCTATTCAGGAAAGATTTGAAGCGTAACCAGCGTATTTTGTGATTCCTGAAGCACTGGTATATTTTCGTCGACTGATGCATGATTTCTTATTCAATGAAGCAGCTCGCTGATTAGATTTTTTAGGAATAACTAGTTTCTATTACAAATCATAATCCAGAATATTTTTGCGTGTCAGTAGATTTATTACTTTACGTGGCTGTTTCTTTTTACAATAGCTACACTCGTTCTACCACAACAAACTCAATTGTAATGACACGCCTCGGGTGTCACCCTACTGCCGTCGCTCACAGCCAATCTGTTGCCTTTGTGGCCACTTTCAACCTACTCTATCACTATTGGAAGATTTCCTGGGCTTGTACAGTACAGGGAGTTGAGAGAAAACATCTCTCAAACATCTCTCATCTATATGGTCTGGAGACCAAATATAATTTATACGCTGTAAGGGTATCAATGCTTATGGAGTACCATAGCTGGTACGTGGCACATAGCATACCTTTAGTAGACAGGTATTGCCTTGTGTCAATCAACGAGACGCCGTCGTCGTTGCTGCCGAAGGAATCGCCGAAGTCGTTTTGTCACCATAGCTAAGCACAATCCCGCCTCTACGTGCAATCGCGAGGTAATCGCGGTGTTTTGTCGTTCTAGCGGTCCTGAAGGCGGTTTCTCCCGTAACGACTGTGCAAGGAGTGAACGGTGTCAACCTGGGAGAGGTCAACTCTAATGCGGTCACACTGCGCGGTCAGTCCGTGGTCAGCGCCCCTGTCGCTCTACGAGACCCGTTCGAGGTCATGGGTCACCTGAGCATCCACGGCACACTGGACGGCCGGGACCTTCGCGCCTTCGACGCCGACGCTGTGCCCAAGCGCGGGTGGGTCTCCGTCACCGGCAACTGCGTCTTCTACCGTGGCTTCTCCGTGCGTGGCAACATCGCCGCCGACACGGTCAACGACCTCATGTTCTCCTACGACGTGCTTCTTAAGAACGCGGACCAGAGCATCAAGGGTAAGTTCCCATCTGCTCTTCGCTGTTTCGCGTCGACTCGGTGTGGCGTTCCAGTGAGGTGGCAGTTTTAATTCCCAGCCGTGTCTCCAGCATTTTTATAATACGGTAAATCCATTGTACCGAGTTTTGTGTACGTTGAAAACAGGCGGATAAAATACGAGAACCCGCAGTCGATATGTGCAGAGTTGCAATGAGGTAGAACGCCATCGATCACTTCTCTTGCTAAGGTATTTCTGAgggaaaccatttttttttttagaaacccGTATGGTTTTCTCTCGTACTAGACACTCGGATGGATCAGTTTTTCCTCTTAAACCCTCATCCACTTTGTGGGCTTTCGCAGAACTGgtgacgtattctcggacgaccACTTCCGGCAATACTATAACGTTCGCGTGACGTAGTACATGGCGCGTTGTACGATTCTAGCGGTTATGCTCAACcagcactgaaagtgatatcttCGAAAGTGACCCTGCGAGAATGCGTCCCATAATTTGTCATATTAAGGTACATTTAATGCGTAGCTTTCGTAAGCCGTCCCTCTTCAGCGTTTTCAATGACGCCTGAAGGTTCTACTCTAGAACAGCATCCAACTCAAATTTCGTATGGTACTTCCGAAGAGCGTACTTGTGAACCATCGTGTCCATGGCCATTTTTCTACGGGCTTTCGCAGTCAGTCATGGCTAATCTGAGCTCATGGTGTGACGGTTTCCTATTGGGTCATCGCTTCAGTGTACGGCATTGTCCGCGTATGAACCCTTTGAAATAGTATCATTGCCTAGTCCGCGAAAACCTTCAATATTTAGTCTCTGCAGGTGATGTAATGCAGTTAATATTGAACTATTCTTCAGTTTCCCTGGTTTCGTGTATTTACGGTAGTTCTACATAGTTCCACATGTTCTACCGACAGAGCGAAAATTGATGCTTAACGACTATTTCGTTTTCAGGTCATTATCACTTTGTTCGTGATATGAAGGTGCTGGGAGATCTGCCTCACTTGGGGCACATCAACGGCGTGGATCTGTCCGTACTCGACACGCTGATCGCAAAGTTGGACCGAGAGAACGTCATTCAGTCTGACCTGGAGTTTCACGACGTATGTTTGGCAGCGGCTGTTGCTGTTCTTATTGGGAAACTGCAGCAGAACAGTGGAGTTCCATTCAGAAGGATGAAGTGTTCATATTGATGCTGGTATTTGCTTTACTCAACGACGCTGCCTACATAGACAATGTCACAGGGCCTTTTGGAGGTATAGAGTTCGGGTCGATGCACGAGACTGGAATACACTGAGGCGCCCGCTTGTCAATATTGCATATATGCGTCGAGTATCTAAGACAACCAAAAGTAGCATGGCGAGATAAGTGAAAATTCCTTCTGGATCACGACACCTTAAGCACTATATTGTCGTATGGCACTATATAGGCATGTGGCAGGGGGTGCGCTGAGAGCATATTTCGGTACTATCTGTCCATTTGCAAACACCTTTTCGATGACTTGGCTTTTCATGCTTTCAACAGGGCAGGGTTCAACCATCGTACAAGCGCTGACCGCTAGCTTAGCTAATTTCACGAGATTCGCCGCATATTATAGATCGCATGTACTtaatttaggtgcccgttaaataaccccaggttgtccaaattgttccggagtcccgcactacagCGAGCCTCGCAATAAGATCGTGgcttggcacgtaaagccccataatttaattttttataaaGTACCACTTCGTCGCTTTATTGTCCATGCGATCCACATCTCAATCCCTGATGTTACAATACTGTTTACTACGTAGTCACAATCGGTTAATAAATCCGCCTATATGTCGACTGCCTTTATCCTCACGCAGGTGACTGAAGTTGGCACAGACCTGAACGTCGAAGGCCTTCTCAACGGTCACAAACTCCGGCATCTCAGGGATCAGGCGATATGCACCGCCAGACATCACGAACTCACTGCCACCAAGATCATCCGAGGTCCGGTTAACTTGTTCAATTCCATCGAGGTTCGCCACTTTGATAACAGGACTCTTACTGCTTTACTGGAGGACATCGTCTTCGTCGATGGAAACTTCGTAAGTTATCCTGATAATCTTTGGAAAGATAGTGCCGCAGTCGCTTTCGAGCTTTGATATGGCTTCAAGAAAACCAACGCAGGATTAATCAAACTGCTGCTGAACAATAGCGTGGTACGCTTATTTCTAGTGCCATCGATCCGTTGCTTTCAAGTTTGTTCATCGAGAACTGACGAGAGACCTTTTGTAAAACTAGCATACAACATACGTGATAGTGTTATTGGCAAATGGTCAATAAACAATTCGATACAACGCTACGATTACAAAAACAGCGATACATTCAGAAGAGTAAAATGCACAATGCATTGTAAAACGAAATGCATGTAGCCCTAAACAGCTTTAACTAAATATAACTTCAGGTAATCGTAAAATGAAGTTAGGTAATCACGATTCGATAATTAAAAGCGAGTTCCATATGGTTAGAGCTATGAATATGGCAGTGAATTTTCCATTAGTGTATACTATGGGTAAGAGTAAACACAAATTCGTGTGGTGTTCGCAATTTCGAGCATGCTCTTGTCAAGTCCCTTCTCATGCTTACGCTTGTGCTGTGACCATTCTTCTCGCAGATGACTGCACCAAAGATATTCACTAACGTGCTCATGGAAGGAAGCGTCAAAACGAACAATGCACACTTTGAGCAGCTCGTCAACGGCATCCCCATCAATACGGTGCTATCGGACGCTGTCTGGGGAAACGGGAAATGCGAACTCCTGGGTAATTATTTTTATCTTGCTAAATCACGTCTAAAAACTGCTGAGCATTAAGATGGAATGTGAACTTCA comes from the Dermacentor silvarum isolate Dsil-2018 chromosome 9, BIME_Dsil_1.4, whole genome shotgun sequence genome and includes:
- the LOC119464397 gene encoding uncharacterized protein LOC119464397 isoform X2 produces the protein MNAIDEQTAEGSLTFARNLRIASVSAQLVNGIKVADIGERFVRINVPATITGAKHFVGTFDALQNIHLRGRLNQLAIPDDLLLNDAEQFVRAPKRFNKLITTVTNVEGKVSGVSLPGDVYHLTDDSPIDVPLAFVNGIQAQRDVVVAGTVDNVDISEFAAYAAKQPEKVVKNNVVFKAPVFVKKSVKVLAKVNSVLLDALYKDAIFPTNESTLVMTGQKTFHEGAKIVGMTVKGSVNGYNLLEDFVATEDHQDVHGIKTFTGPVVFEKDVISNPGIIDGVQLFKLFAGRITLNSEQNITAEPLFLSTVRVRHLYVSGSVQGLSVPRDFVLKSVPQKIYGLKHMARGMSAALVDSRIHATVRGLFGGVDIVDINRRRIPLSTGQLLTGEFAIGNVTTPFLNAAWLNGRPVQPFLRNVMSKTKPQVVAASKTFSAVLKAVSPVTTVQGVNGVNLGEVNSNAVTLRGQSVVSAPVALRDPFEVMGHLSIHGTLDGRDLRAFDADAVPKRGWVSVTGNCVFYRGFSVRGNIAADTVNDLMFSYDVLLKNADQSIKGHYHFVRDMKVLGDLPHLGHINGVDLSVLDTLIAKLDRENVIQSDLEFHDVTEVGTDLNVEGLLNGHKLRHLRDQAICTARHHELTATKIIRGPVNLFNSIEVRHFDNRTLTALLEDIVFVDGNFMTAPKIFTNVLMEGSVKTNNAHFEQLVNGIPINTVLSDAVWGNGKCELLGENVFSDPFTVTKDLTVLGRLNGLSIPDDLLQLCHNKACPEQYLDSPVFENVQVPGHLPVSGSVNGHSLPHMLEDTLFVTTNQTVRGTKYFEVVTFEQNVLPDRVNGKSFRHDVVTLHTAQTLHGKLSYRHVVTPNVVVKGLINNVNFASLVRSTVLLNVPQIIAAPLALNNVVVRHNIRHVGTLNDVHLGLLARKVSRFEHAAAQLGRSLGQRIAKHEGLLNELSCFLTDSYSAVDYFVLHQYLDVEATTVDTAPGVGFLRLVDNHGGDAVAQAFHFAWSQHEAAWRMQGVVSADEGERVYFALEGRLLWLELPLPDSNTGRAILTDGLTVLFNFGDVLVMSAVATTGNTAILASLTKHGVLDLFAYTLQSFEPTLIGTISPGEGATAVKLLSLDGSLYVIASVYDHRACITEHHHSKVYAMEGAHRWHLVQTLHGGAVTNSFSRHGFLYALFTGADTRSRCAEPSLVKVYRTCSRVGSTFELFQTISMVSVSKVELVQYGAQLDVFMAAANTTSIQIYTFNGESGFQFHSAIAVRLVTDIKMTVLGGSLYLVVAQGHSTGKSLVYKAVTQGATATFRRLPAT
- the LOC119464397 gene encoding uncharacterized protein LOC119464397 isoform X1, producing MNAIDEQTAEGSLTFARNLRIASVSAQLVNGIKVADIGERFVRINVPATITGAKHFVGTFDALQNIHLRGRLNQLAIPDDLLLNDAEQFVRAPKRFNKLITTVTNVEGKVSGVSLPGDVYHLTDDSPIDVPLAFVNGIQAQRDVVVAGTVDNVDISEFAAYAAKQPEKVVKNNVVFKAPVFVKKSVKVLAKVNSVLLDALYKDAIFPTNESTLVMTGQKTFHEGAKIVGMTVKGSVNGYNLLEDFVATEDHQDVHVLISGIKTFTGPVVFEKDVISNPGIIDGVQLFKLFAGRITLNSEQNITAEPLFLSTVRVRHLYVSGSVQGLSVPRDFVLKSVPQKIYGLKHMARGMSAALVDSRIHATVRGLFGGVDIVDINRRRIPLSTGQLLTGEFAIGNVTTPFLNAAWLNGRPVQPFLRNVMSKTKPQVVAASKTFSAVLKAVSPVTTVQGVNGVNLGEVNSNAVTLRGQSVVSAPVALRDPFEVMGHLSIHGTLDGRDLRAFDADAVPKRGWVSVTGNCVFYRGFSVRGNIAADTVNDLMFSYDVLLKNADQSIKGHYHFVRDMKVLGDLPHLGHINGVDLSVLDTLIAKLDRENVIQSDLEFHDVTEVGTDLNVEGLLNGHKLRHLRDQAICTARHHELTATKIIRGPVNLFNSIEVRHFDNRTLTALLEDIVFVDGNFMTAPKIFTNVLMEGSVKTNNAHFEQLVNGIPINTVLSDAVWGNGKCELLGENVFSDPFTVTKDLTVLGRLNGLSIPDDLLQLCHNKACPEQYLDSPVFENVQVPGHLPVSGSVNGHSLPHMLEDTLFVTTNQTVRGTKYFEVVTFEQNVLPDRVNGKSFRHDVVTLHTAQTLHGKLSYRHVVTPNVVVKGLINNVNFASLVRSTVLLNVPQIIAAPLALNNVVVRHNIRHVGTLNDVHLGLLARKVSRFEHAAAQLGRSLGQRIAKHEGLLNELSCFLTDSYSAVDYFVLHQYLDVEATTVDTAPGVGFLRLVDNHGGDAVAQAFHFAWSQHEAAWRMQGVVSADEGERVYFALEGRLLWLELPLPDSNTGRAILTDGLTVLFNFGDVLVMSAVATTGNTAILASLTKHGVLDLFAYTLQSFEPTLIGTISPGEGATAVKLLSLDGSLYVIASVYDHRACITEHHHSKVYAMEGAHRWHLVQTLHGGAVTNSFSRHGFLYALFTGADTRSRCAEPSLVKVYRTCSRVGSTFELFQTISMVSVSKVELVQYGAQLDVFMAAANTTSIQIYTFNGESGFQFHSAIAVRLVTDIKMTVLGGSLYLVVAQGHSTGKSLVYKAVTQGATATFRRLPAT